From Chryseobacterium shandongense, the proteins below share one genomic window:
- a CDS encoding cupin domain-containing protein gives MNFKKEAFFDGDSEWEDLGQGVSRQFVGYNSQIMMVIVKFEKDAVGVLHQHFHSQITYVASGTFEVTVDGVTKILKEGDGFFAQPNIFHGVKCLEEGKLIDAFAPFREDFLK, from the coding sequence ATGAATTTCAAAAAAGAGGCTTTTTTCGATGGAGATTCCGAATGGGAAGATTTGGGACAAGGTGTTTCACGACAATTCGTGGGATACAATTCCCAGATCATGATGGTGATAGTGAAATTTGAAAAAGATGCAGTGGGAGTTTTACACCAGCATTTTCATTCACAAATTACATATGTTGCTTCGGGAACATTTGAAGTAACAGTTGATGGTGTAACAAAAATACTGAAGGAAGGTGATGGATTTTTTGCCCAGCCTAATATTTTTCACGGGGTAAAGTGTCTTGAGGAAGGAAAGTTGATTGATGCTTTTGCACCATTTAGGGAAGATTTTCTCAAATAA
- a CDS encoding rhamnogalacturonan acetylesterase, with product MKKIFLLFSIVISTCVVAQKKPTLFLIGDSTMANKENPDKNPEHGWGQVLNQFFTAGIEIQNHAMNGRSSKSFRTEGRWNTIEKQLKKGDFVIIQFGHNDQKVKDSTKFTNPYTQYRANLERYVKETRAKGAIPVLMTSIVRRNFNENGALIDTHKEYPLVVRMVADDLNVPFVDMQLLTEQLEIAYGPENSKKLHLHFKEGEEPYYPKGKDDDTHLSKLGADLEAKLAAYALKNLKTGLEKFIK from the coding sequence ATGAAAAAAATATTTTTACTATTCAGTATTGTAATTTCAACATGCGTAGTGGCGCAGAAAAAGCCTACTTTATTCCTGATCGGTGATTCTACGATGGCCAATAAGGAAAATCCTGATAAAAATCCGGAACATGGATGGGGACAGGTTTTAAACCAGTTTTTTACAGCAGGAATCGAGATCCAGAATCATGCAATGAACGGAAGAAGTTCCAAGAGCTTTAGAACGGAAGGCCGGTGGAATACCATTGAAAAGCAGCTGAAAAAAGGAGATTTTGTAATTATTCAGTTTGGTCATAATGATCAGAAAGTAAAGGATTCTACAAAATTTACCAATCCGTACACACAATACAGGGCCAACCTGGAGCGATATGTGAAAGAAACAAGAGCAAAAGGAGCAATTCCTGTTTTAATGACCTCTATTGTAAGAAGAAATTTTAACGAAAACGGTGCATTAATAGATACTCACAAAGAATATCCTCTGGTGGTAAGAATGGTTGCCGATGATCTCAATGTTCCTTTTGTAGACATGCAGCTGCTTACCGAACAGCTTGAAATTGCCTACGGTCCTGAAAATTCTAAAAAGCTACATCTCCATTTTAAGGAAGGTGAAGAGCCTTATTATCCAAAAGGAAAAGACGATGATACCCATTTGTCAAAACTTGGAGCAGATCTGGAGGCAAAACTTGCGGCTTATGCTTTAAAAAATCTGAAAACCGGACTTGAAAAATTTATCAAATAA
- a CDS encoding pectinesterase family protein yields MKKILLILLVSIANFLFAGNDPYIKIKVAKDGSGDFSSIQKAINSVRDLGPAEAFIYIKSGTYNEKVVIPSSKHKITLEGENKDNTVITNNDFSGKKDAFNEKMTTFNSYTLLVMGDDIQISNLTIQNSSCNEGQAVALHVEGDRFIIKNSNILGCQDTVYCATNHSRQYFENCFIEGTTDFIFGQATAVFKNCILKSLADSYITAAATEKDRKYGFVFFGCKLIAKEGVTKVFLGRPWRPYAKTVFINTEMGSHIVPEGWNPWKGDKMFPDKEKTAYYAESGSKGNGGNTSKRTTWSHQLTKKDLKKYTLEKIFAGWNPHHEQ; encoded by the coding sequence ATGAAAAAAATATTGTTAATTCTCCTTGTGTCCATAGCAAATTTTCTTTTTGCCGGAAATGATCCTTATATTAAAATTAAGGTTGCTAAAGACGGCAGCGGCGATTTCTCATCCATTCAGAAAGCCATTAATTCTGTGAGAGATCTGGGTCCGGCGGAAGCATTCATTTACATAAAATCAGGAACTTACAATGAAAAAGTGGTGATTCCTTCTTCAAAACATAAAATCACATTAGAAGGTGAAAATAAAGACAACACAGTGATCACCAACAATGATTTTTCAGGAAAAAAGGATGCTTTCAATGAAAAGATGACGACTTTCAATTCTTATACCTTATTGGTGATGGGTGATGATATACAAATCAGTAATCTAACGATCCAAAATTCGTCCTGTAATGAAGGACAGGCCGTTGCGCTGCATGTGGAAGGCGACCGTTTTATCATCAAAAATTCGAATATTCTGGGGTGTCAGGATACGGTGTACTGTGCAACCAATCACAGCAGACAGTACTTTGAAAACTGCTTTATAGAAGGTACTACCGATTTTATTTTCGGGCAGGCAACCGCAGTTTTTAAAAATTGTATTTTAAAGAGTTTGGCAGATTCTTATATTACAGCTGCTGCCACGGAAAAGGACAGAAAATATGGTTTTGTTTTCTTTGGTTGCAAACTGATTGCTAAAGAAGGTGTAACAAAAGTTTTTCTGGGAAGACCCTGGAGACCATACGCCAAAACGGTTTTCATCAATACCGAAATGGGAAGCCACATTGTTCCGGAAGGCTGGAATCCGTGGAAGGGAGACAAGATGTTCCCGGATAAAGAAAAGACCGCTTACTACGCAGAATCGGGAAGCAAAGGAAATGGTGGAAATACTTCAAAGCGGACAACCTGGTCTCATCAGCTGACTAAAAAAGATCTTAAAAAATATACCCTGGAAAAGATTTTCGCTGGCTGGAATCCTCATCATGAGCAATGA
- a CDS encoding alpha/beta hydrolase: MIFNRKHTYISIFLMGTMAFGQVKRPNATPYTNEGTFEKFKKKYPFLTPINRPVPQNIGIDKDVEYKNINGISLKADIYYPKDQSKKYPGIAMVHGGGWISGSKENEKYMAMKLASKGYVIIAIGYRLADVAKYPAAVEDIATGIQWLRKNHKKYALDKKKIAVYGESAGAQIATLVGVKSHNKIKAVINVDGIVSFIHPEAEESTYAAYWLNGDREVNLKNWTEASPLEYVDKNTPPTLFINSSQPRFHAGRDDMMNKLKQYNILTEFHEIKDSPHSFWSAEPWFTETLNLTVAFLDKVLK, translated from the coding sequence ATGATCTTTAACAGAAAACATACTTATATTTCTATTTTTTTAATGGGGACCATGGCATTCGGACAGGTAAAACGGCCGAATGCCACTCCTTATACGAATGAAGGAACATTTGAAAAATTCAAAAAGAAATATCCTTTTTTAACTCCGATTAACCGGCCAGTTCCTCAAAATATCGGAATTGATAAAGATGTAGAATACAAGAATATCAACGGAATTTCTTTAAAAGCAGATATTTATTATCCCAAAGATCAATCTAAAAAATATCCCGGAATTGCAATGGTTCATGGCGGCGGATGGATTTCCGGAAGCAAGGAGAACGAAAAATATATGGCTATGAAGCTGGCTTCAAAAGGATATGTTATCATTGCGATTGGCTATCGTTTAGCAGATGTTGCAAAATATCCTGCGGCTGTGGAAGATATTGCAACCGGAATCCAATGGCTTAGGAAAAATCATAAAAAATATGCTTTAGATAAAAAGAAAATAGCCGTTTACGGGGAATCTGCGGGAGCACAAATTGCCACTTTGGTAGGTGTAAAATCCCACAATAAAATTAAAGCTGTTATCAATGTAGACGGAATTGTTTCCTTTATTCATCCTGAAGCGGAAGAAAGTACTTACGCAGCCTACTGGCTAAACGGCGACCGGGAGGTTAACCTTAAAAACTGGACCGAAGCTTCACCTTTAGAGTATGTTGATAAAAATACGCCGCCTACCCTTTTCATTAACAGTTCGCAACCACGGTTTCATGCAGGAAGAGATGATATGATGAATAAACTGAAACAATATAATATTCTTACGGAGTTTCATGAAATTAAAGATTCGCCGCACTCTTTCTGGTCGGCAGAACCATGGTTTACGGAAACGCTGAATCTGACTGTTGCTTTTTTAGATAAAGTTTTGAAATGA
- a CDS encoding glycoside hydrolase family 28 protein: MKKCLKMIGLAAALLFSGNIYAQNQDIYKNIEFKMPQVAETSFAANTVSITQYGGIAGGNVKNTEAFKKAIEDLSKKGGGKLVVPRGMWLTGPIILKSNINLHVEEGAMIIFSKDKNDYPLVDVSFEGLNTIRCQSPISAKNATNIAITGKGVIDGSGDAWRAIKKSKVSESQWKEIVKSGGIVSSDGKNWYPSESYKKGLESSSNFNVPDKISKDELITVKDFLRPVMVSLVGCDKVLLDGPTFQNSPAWNLHPLMCSNVILRNLTVRNPWFSQNGDGVDLESCKNVLIYDNTFDVGDDAICIKSGKDEDGRKRGMPTENVIIKNNVVYHGHGGFVIGSEMSGGARNIHVSDCTFIGTDIGLRFKTTRGRGGIVENIYIKNIDMMNIPTQTIGFNMFYEGASPVLEDGQKKEGNKTPEKVFPVTEKTPIFRNIFFKNINAVNSDEAITLFGLAEMNLKNIVIEDSQFDTRKALTIADADGIQLKNVKLKYTEGTGATIYNSKNVNLSTVKFESANKPHVKVLGNKTGAVLLPKEIVSDKNSLSIGTDVSKNAVK; this comes from the coding sequence ATGAAGAAGTGTCTAAAAATGATCGGTTTGGCGGCGGCCTTACTATTTTCAGGTAACATATATGCCCAAAACCAGGATATTTATAAAAATATTGAGTTTAAAATGCCACAGGTTGCGGAAACTTCTTTTGCAGCCAACACAGTTTCCATCACACAATATGGTGGAATTGCGGGCGGAAATGTAAAAAATACGGAAGCTTTTAAAAAAGCAATCGAAGATCTAAGTAAAAAAGGAGGCGGAAAATTAGTCGTTCCGAGAGGAATGTGGCTTACCGGTCCCATCATCCTGAAAAGCAATATAAATCTTCACGTAGAGGAAGGAGCGATGATTATTTTCAGTAAAGATAAAAATGATTATCCGTTGGTAGATGTGAGCTTTGAAGGTTTAAACACCATTCGTTGCCAGTCTCCTATTTCAGCGAAAAATGCTACCAATATTGCCATTACCGGAAAAGGAGTGATTGACGGAAGCGGCGATGCGTGGAGAGCCATTAAAAAAAGTAAAGTTTCCGAATCCCAGTGGAAAGAAATTGTAAAATCCGGTGGAATTGTGTCGTCCGACGGCAAAAACTGGTACCCTTCAGAAAGCTATAAAAAAGGATTGGAGAGCAGCTCCAATTTTAATGTCCCGGATAAAATCTCTAAAGATGAACTGATAACGGTTAAAGACTTTCTCCGTCCGGTAATGGTAAGCTTAGTAGGATGCGACAAAGTTCTGCTGGACGGACCAACATTCCAAAATTCTCCGGCGTGGAATCTCCATCCGCTGATGTGCTCCAATGTTATTTTAAGAAATCTTACGGTAAGAAATCCGTGGTTTTCCCAGAACGGAGACGGTGTGGATTTAGAATCCTGTAAAAATGTTTTAATTTATGATAATACTTTTGATGTGGGCGACGACGCAATCTGCATCAAATCCGGAAAGGATGAAGACGGCAGAAAAAGAGGAATGCCTACAGAAAATGTAATCATTAAAAATAACGTAGTATATCACGGTCACGGAGGATTTGTGATTGGAAGCGAGATGTCCGGCGGCGCAAGAAATATCCACGTTTCCGACTGTACTTTCATCGGTACCGATATCGGACTGCGGTTTAAAACAACCCGCGGAAGAGGCGGAATTGTAGAGAATATTTACATTAAAAATATCGATATGATGAATATTCCGACACAAACGATTGGTTTCAATATGTTCTACGAAGGAGCTTCTCCGGTATTGGAAGACGGACAGAAAAAGGAAGGAAACAAAACTCCTGAAAAAGTGTTTCCGGTAACCGAAAAAACGCCGATATTCAGAAATATTTTCTTTAAAAACATTAATGCGGTAAATTCTGATGAAGCGATCACATTATTCGGGCTTGCGGAAATGAACCTTAAAAATATTGTGATCGAAGATTCACAGTTTGATACCCGAAAAGCATTAACCATCGCAGACGCAGACGGAATTCAACTCAAAAATGTAAAGCTGAAATATACCGAAGGAACAGGAGCAACGATTTACAACAGCAAAAACGTCAACCTTTCAACGGTGAAATTTGAATCAGCGAACAAACCTCATGTCAAGGTTTTAGGAAATAAAACGGGAGCAGTTTTGTTACCGAAAGAAATTGTGTCTGATAAGAACTCACTTTCTATTGGAACGGATGTATCGAAAAATGCAGTTAAATAG
- a CDS encoding glycoside hydrolase family 43 protein: protein MKTKNILNILSVTVFTMASNYLHAQEKNYVSEVWKADLGKNYKNPIIYADYSDPDVIRVGNDYYMTASSFNEAPGLPILHSKDMVNWKLVNYAVEDVLPAEYFSVPRRGDGIWAPSMRFHKGEFFIYWGDPDFGIYMVKTKDPLKKWEKPVLVMEGKGLIDACPFWDEDGNAYLVHGWAGSRAGVKSILTLNKMNPEGTKVLDKGIHIFDGHENHPTVEGPKMYKRNGYYYVFAPAGGVATGWQLVLRSKNIYGPYEEKIVLEQGSTKINGPHQGAWVDTPSGEDWFYHFQDVDTYGRIVHLQPMKWEKDWPVIGTDTNKNGIGEPVLTYKKPDVGKNYPIITPPETDEFDGEKLGIQWQWSANENIVWSSKLPGQKFLRLFSIKVTESEKNLWKVPNLLTQKFPAPNFTASTKVKLIPEDAKEGKTAGLLVMGADHASLVITNKPDGFYIQLRKAEKAEKNSEEKILSETKLKGNEAYLKVNVSEPNGLSQFSYSENGKNFVKIGDVFQAKPGKWIGAKVGLYSISTTKAPRGGYADFDWFRITKE, encoded by the coding sequence ATGAAAACAAAAAACATTTTAAATATACTTTCAGTTACCGTTTTTACTATGGCATCAAATTATTTGCATGCACAGGAAAAAAACTATGTTTCCGAAGTGTGGAAGGCTGATCTGGGTAAAAATTACAAAAACCCGATTATTTACGCAGATTATTCAGATCCGGATGTGATCCGTGTTGGTAATGATTATTATATGACTGCCTCAAGCTTCAATGAAGCTCCGGGATTACCCATTCTTCATTCTAAAGATATGGTCAACTGGAAACTGGTAAATTATGCCGTTGAAGACGTTCTTCCTGCCGAATATTTTTCAGTTCCTAGAAGAGGCGATGGAATTTGGGCGCCAAGCATGCGTTTTCATAAAGGTGAATTTTTTATTTACTGGGGCGATCCCGATTTTGGAATTTACATGGTGAAAACCAAAGATCCACTGAAAAAATGGGAAAAACCCGTTTTGGTGATGGAGGGAAAAGGCCTGATTGATGCTTGTCCTTTCTGGGATGAAGACGGCAACGCCTATCTGGTTCATGGATGGGCCGGAAGCCGCGCCGGAGTAAAAAGCATATTAACCCTCAACAAAATGAATCCGGAGGGAACAAAAGTATTGGATAAAGGAATTCATATCTTCGATGGCCACGAAAACCATCCAACTGTAGAAGGACCGAAAATGTACAAAAGAAATGGCTATTATTACGTTTTTGCTCCTGCCGGTGGGGTTGCTACCGGTTGGCAATTGGTATTACGGTCAAAAAATATTTACGGGCCTTACGAAGAAAAAATTGTCCTTGAGCAGGGTTCTACAAAAATCAACGGGCCTCATCAGGGAGCCTGGGTAGATACGCCTTCCGGAGAAGACTGGTTTTACCATTTTCAGGATGTGGACACCTATGGAAGAATTGTTCACCTCCAGCCAATGAAATGGGAAAAAGACTGGCCAGTAATAGGAACAGATACCAATAAAAACGGAATTGGTGAACCCGTTCTAACTTATAAAAAACCCGATGTAGGAAAAAACTACCCAATTATTACACCTCCTGAAACCGATGAATTTGATGGTGAAAAACTCGGCATCCAATGGCAATGGAGCGCCAATGAAAACATTGTGTGGTCTTCAAAACTGCCGGGACAGAAATTTTTAAGATTATTTTCCATAAAAGTTACCGAAAGTGAAAAAAATCTCTGGAAGGTGCCTAATTTATTAACTCAAAAATTCCCGGCTCCGAATTTTACAGCCTCAACGAAAGTTAAATTAATTCCCGAAGATGCAAAAGAAGGAAAAACAGCAGGACTATTGGTAATGGGAGCAGACCACGCCTCTCTTGTCATCACCAACAAACCGGACGGGTTCTATATCCAGCTGAGAAAAGCGGAAAAAGCTGAAAAAAACAGCGAGGAAAAAATTTTATCTGAAACAAAATTAAAAGGTAACGAAGCTTATTTAAAGGTGAATGTGAGCGAACCGAATGGTTTATCCCAGTTCAGCTATAGTGAAAACGGAAAAAACTTTGTGAAAATAGGAGATGTTTTCCAGGCAAAACCCGGGAAATGGATCGGCGCTAAAGTCGGACTGTACAGTATAAGTACAACAAAAGCACCACGCGGCGGCTATGCGGATTTCGATTGGTTCAGAATAACTAAGGAGTAA
- a CDS encoding glycoside hydrolase family 88/105 protein, whose translation MNSIQNHIKIFAITALCSGIFFSCAQKPLHNSGEAKTVTTKEKIPADLPWSQRMLLSEMKRFPEAWMLDYNKTPKWSYPTAIVLEGAERIFEQTGNKEYYQYISTFGETMIKEDGSIVSYDISKYNIDMLNCGNVLLYLYQKEKKDKYLKALQTLRSQIDGQPRTSEGGFWHKKIYPNQMWLDGLYMGEPFYAHYTSVFNTGAEAEKAYNDIVNQFDLIQKHLLDQKTGLLYHAWDESKEQQWADKKTGLSPNFWSRAMGWYGMAMVDVLDYLPQNHPGRARILAYLKSYCDAVIKVQDQETGLWYQVLDKGGEKGNYLEATGSSMFVYTMKKAVNKKYLPKSYETYAKKGYKGIIKNLITVDENGMVNLNRCCAVAGLGGNPYRSGSYEYYINEEIRSNDPKGTGPFILASLEFEK comes from the coding sequence ATGAATTCTATTCAAAACCATATTAAAATTTTCGCCATCACCGCTTTATGCTCAGGGATTTTTTTCTCATGTGCTCAAAAACCCTTACACAATTCCGGTGAAGCTAAAACAGTAACCACAAAAGAAAAAATTCCGGCTGATCTTCCATGGTCACAGCGAATGCTTCTTTCCGAAATGAAAAGATTTCCCGAAGCCTGGATGCTGGATTACAACAAAACTCCGAAATGGAGCTACCCTACCGCTATTGTTTTGGAAGGTGCCGAAAGAATTTTTGAACAGACAGGCAATAAAGAATATTATCAATATATTTCTACATTTGGCGAAACCATGATAAAAGAAGATGGAAGCATCGTTTCATACGATATTTCAAAATACAATATCGACATGCTGAACTGCGGAAATGTCCTTCTCTATTTGTATCAGAAAGAAAAGAAAGATAAATATCTGAAAGCACTGCAAACACTCCGCTCACAAATCGACGGGCAGCCGAGGACTTCAGAAGGAGGATTCTGGCATAAGAAAATTTATCCCAACCAAATGTGGCTGGACGGTTTGTACATGGGAGAACCTTTCTATGCTCATTATACCAGCGTATTCAATACCGGTGCAGAAGCAGAAAAAGCATATAACGACATCGTGAATCAGTTTGATTTGATTCAGAAGCACCTCCTCGATCAGAAAACAGGTTTGCTATATCATGCTTGGGATGAAAGTAAAGAACAACAGTGGGCCGACAAAAAAACCGGACTTTCCCCTAACTTCTGGTCAAGAGCCATGGGCTGGTACGGAATGGCAATGGTTGATGTGTTGGATTACCTTCCGCAGAATCATCCCGGAAGAGCAAGAATCCTTGCTTACCTGAAATCATATTGCGATGCAGTGATTAAAGTTCAGGATCAGGAAACAGGACTCTGGTACCAGGTTTTGGATAAAGGCGGTGAAAAAGGAAATTATCTGGAAGCTACCGGCTCATCCATGTTTGTGTATACGATGAAAAAAGCTGTCAATAAAAAATATCTTCCGAAATCTTATGAGACTTATGCTAAAAAAGGATATAAAGGTATCATCAAAAATTTAATCACCGTTGATGAAAATGGAATGGTCAATCTAAACAGATGCTGCGCCGTAGCCGGTCTCGGAGGAAATCCGTACAGAAGCGGCTCTTACGAGTACTACATCAATGAAGAAATCCGTTCCAACGATCCCAAAGGAACCGGGCCTTTCATTCTGGCAAGCCTGGAATTCGAAAAATAA
- a CDS encoding pectate lyase family protein yields the protein MKKNFRKFLFILIVCGISHVAEAQNVISFPGAEGFGRNTSGGRGGRVYFVTKLSDDGSEGTLRYALNQKGPRYIIFQTGGTIYLESPLKIHEGNVTIAGQTAPGDGITVANYETFVAADNVMIRYMRFRMGDLKNYEGDALGARFIKNLIVDHCSMSWSTDETVSIYANENTTLQWCIIAESLRNSVHQKGAHGYGGIAGGRFASFHHNIYAHHDSRNPRLGEYAGSKFALTDLMDFRNNVIYNWGHNSMYGGEGMNVNIINNYYKPGPATLTRKRIVAIDKNVKPDTEIYNIWGKYYISGNVVERSPEATNDNWTEGVFNQMNHYSLTDKDKNEIRINHPHDIANNIKTHPAKEAYDLVLKTAGASLVRDIIDLQILKDIKNGSFTHHGSKGSKNGIIDSQKDAGGFPDLKTGQPLPDSDNDGMPDEWEIINNLDSKKYNANGRDLDKNYDNIEVYLNEIVQSITKAQN from the coding sequence ATGAAAAAAAACTTCCGGAAATTTCTGTTTATACTCATTGTTTGTGGCATTTCACATGTTGCAGAAGCTCAGAATGTGATAAGTTTTCCGGGTGCAGAAGGTTTCGGAAGAAATACCAGCGGAGGTCGCGGAGGAAGAGTATATTTTGTAACAAAATTATCAGACGACGGATCAGAAGGAACTTTACGATACGCACTGAATCAGAAAGGCCCTAGATATATTATTTTCCAAACCGGCGGAACCATCTATCTTGAATCTCCGTTAAAAATACACGAAGGAAACGTAACCATCGCCGGACAAACAGCCCCGGGAGACGGGATTACAGTAGCCAATTATGAAACTTTTGTGGCTGCGGATAATGTGATGATCCGTTATATGCGCTTCAGAATGGGGGATCTGAAAAATTATGAAGGTGATGCTTTAGGAGCAAGGTTTATAAAAAATTTAATTGTAGATCACTGCTCCATGAGCTGGTCTACAGATGAAACGGTTTCCATTTACGCCAATGAAAATACAACGCTTCAGTGGTGCATTATTGCAGAAAGCCTGAGAAATTCGGTACATCAGAAAGGGGCTCACGGATATGGCGGTATCGCAGGCGGTAGATTTGCGTCTTTTCATCATAATATATATGCTCATCACGACAGCAGAAATCCAAGATTAGGGGAATATGCCGGAAGTAAATTTGCCCTGACCGACCTTATGGATTTCAGAAACAATGTCATTTATAATTGGGGACACAACAGCATGTACGGTGGTGAAGGAATGAACGTGAACATTATCAACAACTATTACAAGCCTGGTCCGGCAACGTTGACGAGAAAAAGAATTGTCGCTATCGACAAAAATGTAAAACCGGACACCGAAATCTATAATATCTGGGGAAAATACTACATCAGCGGAAATGTAGTGGAACGCAGCCCGGAAGCTACCAATGATAACTGGACAGAAGGAGTTTTTAACCAAATGAACCACTATAGCTTGACGGATAAAGATAAAAATGAAATCAGAATAAACCATCCGCATGATATAGCAAATAATATAAAAACCCATCCTGCTAAAGAAGCTTATGATTTAGTTCTAAAAACTGCCGGGGCAAGTCTTGTAAGGGATATTATTGATCTTCAGATTTTAAAAGATATCAAAAACGGAAGCTTTACCCATCATGGATCAAAAGGAAGCAAAAACGGAATTATAGATTCACAGAAAGATGCAGGTGGATTTCCGGATCTGAAAACAGGACAGCCTCTCCCCGATTCAGATAACGACGGTATGCCCGACGAATGGGAAATAATAAACAATTTAGATTCAAAAAAATATAATGCCAACGGAAGAGATTTAGATAAAAACTATGATAATATTGAAGTGTATTTAAATGAAATCGTGCAAAGCATCACCAAAGCACAAAACTAA
- a CDS encoding pectinesterase family protein, with protein MKNSLLFKDLKIFLIILVATFNFLSFKTDDKVIVVSKDGKGNFITIQQAVDAVKNGSSQRTKIFIKAGTYKEKIIISETKGPIILEGENPEKTVITFDDFASKKNQEGKDIGTTGSATVFIYANDFTAKNISFENSAGRVGQAVAVLTAGDRITFENCRFLGNQDTLYLKGAQDLEDKTKPSRNYFKNCYIEGTTDYIFGAGTAVFENCFIYSKETASYITAASTPRENNFGFVFINCNITGNAKEYSVYLGRPWRLFAKTVYINCTLNSTIRPEGWHNWNKPDAEKTTFYAEFNSKGSGANSISRVNWSHQLNQSEAKKYTLGNILKGKDNWNAKKSLK; from the coding sequence ATGAAAAACTCCCTACTTTTTAAAGATCTAAAAATATTTTTAATCATTCTCGTAGCAACGTTCAATTTTCTTTCTTTTAAAACCGACGACAAAGTGATCGTGGTTTCAAAAGACGGGAAAGGTAATTTTATAACCATTCAGCAAGCTGTGGATGCCGTTAAAAATGGTTCTTCCCAAAGAACAAAAATCTTTATTAAAGCAGGGACATACAAAGAAAAAATCATCATTTCTGAAACAAAAGGACCAATTATTTTAGAAGGAGAAAATCCTGAAAAAACAGTAATTACCTTTGATGATTTTGCCTCTAAAAAAAATCAGGAAGGAAAAGATATCGGAACCACAGGTTCGGCAACGGTATTTATTTATGCTAATGATTTCACAGCCAAAAATATCTCCTTTGAAAATAGTGCCGGAAGAGTCGGCCAGGCTGTAGCAGTATTAACGGCAGGCGACAGAATTACTTTTGAAAACTGCAGGTTTCTGGGAAACCAGGACACCTTATATTTAAAAGGAGCACAGGATCTTGAAGATAAAACAAAACCTTCAAGAAACTATTTTAAAAATTGTTACATAGAAGGCACAACCGACTATATTTTCGGAGCCGGAACAGCAGTATTTGAGAATTGCTTTATCTATTCCAAAGAGACGGCTAGCTATATAACCGCAGCGTCAACGCCAAGGGAAAACAATTTTGGGTTCGTTTTCATCAATTGCAATATCACAGGCAATGCAAAAGAATACTCCGTATATCTCGGAAGACCGTGGAGACTTTTTGCCAAAACGGTTTATATCAACTGTACGCTTAATTCTACAATAAGACCGGAAGGATGGCACAACTGGAATAAACCGGATGCCGAAAAAACTACTTTTTACGCAGAATTTAATTCAAAAGGATCAGGAGCGAATAGTATTTCAAGAGTCAATTGGTCGCATCAGCTCAATCAGTCCGAAGCCAAAAAATACACTCTTGGGAATATTCTGAAAGGAAAAGATAACTGGAATGCCAAAAAAAGTTTAAAATAA